Proteins co-encoded in one Anguilla anguilla isolate fAngAng1 chromosome 16, fAngAng1.pri, whole genome shotgun sequence genomic window:
- the pex11a gene encoding peroxisomal membrane protein 11A, giving the protein MVMMDTFIQFTNQSQGRDRIFRATQYACAFVKYLLRNKSARKELLKKLQALESNMSSGRKLFRLGNTVSSVHAARRTMQLSDPVLRFCLTISNLNRALYFICDNVLWARNVGLVHNLDKERWSFNASRLYFFSLVMSLTRDAYVIAQIMVKKTRDRQYQQKAQQHLNEHQDVACVIIPELDAFFFLLYESLKTHPQVVLDTLKNVCDLFIPMDRLGIYQTNAGVVGFCGLMSSLLGILSVLKPGLRMNP; this is encoded by the exons ATGGTTATGATGGATACGTTTATACAGTTCACAAACCAGAGCCAGGGAAGGGATCGTATTTTCAG AGCAACGCAGTATGCATGtgcttttgtgaaatatttactgcGGAATAAGTCCGCAAGAAAAGAACTACTGAAGAAGCTCCAAGCTCTAGAGTCCAACATGAGCTCTGGAAGGAAAT TGTTCCGCCTTGGAAACACTGTGAGCTCCGTCCACGCGGCCAGAAGAACCATGCAGCTCTCAGACCCAGTGCTACGCTTTTGCCTTACCATTTCCAACCTCAACCGCGCCCTCTATTTCATCTGCGACAATGTGTTGTGGGCAAGGAACGTAGGGCTCGTGCATAACCTAGACAAGGAACGCTGGAGCTTTAACGCCTCGCGGTTGTACTTCTTTTCTTTGGTCATGAGTCTCACGCGCGATGCCTATGTCATCGCGCAGATCATGGTGAAGAAAACACGAGACAGGCAGTACCAGCAGAAAGCCCAGCAACACCTTAACGAGCACCAGGATGTGGCTTGTGTGATCATTCCGGAGCTTGAtgcttttttcttcctgttataCGAGAGCCTGAAAACCCACCCCCAAGTTGTTCTTGACACACTGAAGAATGTGTGCGACCTTTTCATACCAATGGACCGGCTGGGTATATACCAGACCAATGCTGGTGTGGTTGGGTTTTGTGGTCTTATGTCTTCCCTTTTGGGTATACTGTCAGTCCTGAAGCCTGGTTTGAGAATGAACCCTTGA